The Vicia villosa cultivar HV-30 ecotype Madison, WI linkage group LG1, Vvil1.0, whole genome shotgun sequence genome includes a region encoding these proteins:
- the LOC131650367 gene encoding secreted RxLR effector protein 161-like, whose translation MDDLNPASSPTETNLKLEKHGEEDKVDVTLFKQIIGFLRYVCNNRLDIGFRVVLMSRYMSEPRVSHMKAARRIIRYLKGSINYGVLFRRDSEGKEATVTCFLDVDWCGDKEDRRSTTGYLFQLFGAPISWCSKKQPVVALSSC comes from the coding sequence atggatgatttgaatcctGCATCCTCACCTACCGAAACAAACTTGAAgttggagaagcatggagaggaagACAAAGTCGATGTAACTTTGTTCAAGCAAATTATTGGATTTCTGAGATATGTGTGCAACAATCGACTTGATATAGGTTTCAGAGTCGTATTAATGAGCagatacatgagtgaaccaagagtgtcacacatgaaggctgCAAGAAGAATTATAAGATACCTAAAAGGATCGATAAACTATGGAGTTCTATTTCGAAGAGACTCTGAAGGCAAAGAAGCAACGGTTACTTGCTTTTTAGAtgttgattggtgtggagataaggaagatcgaagaagcacaacTGGATATTTGTTTCAACTATTTGGTGCCCCGATttcatggtgttcgaagaaacaacctgtggtggcattatcatcgtGTTAG